Genomic segment of Streptococcus pneumoniae:
AAGTCTTTTATGGCAACAAGAACTTATCAGAGCGGTCTTGTCTGGGTCAATGATAAAATTTCTTATACGGAATGGTTGAAAGATCATGAAAAGGTATCGTTTAGTGATAAAATTATTCCTTCTGAATTTGAAGTGGAGTTACCGACACTGAAAAGCAGAGATATTAATGCTTTTTCGATAGAAGAATTAGAAGTTCATGAAAGTATGCCAACAATGTCTATTAAGCTTGGAAAGCGTATCGAAAGAAATATTATTCGTTACGCTTTGAATCGAAATCCAAATTATACATTTGATAAACTTGAGAAAGTATTCTTTGGATTAACTTCTATTTCTGGTTTTATTGCAGAGCTTGAAAAGGTTGATTTGGTTATCAAAGGTGAAGAATCAGCCGTTAAACATCTTTCACAAGAAAATAAAGTGTTTATAGTGGATAAACTCTTAAAGTACATGGAGAAAGATTTGATAGAAACGGAAGAACGTTTTGTTGGAACAGATAGATTTGAAGCAAGGCCGATAAAAGAACTTTTTGAAGCGCATATTTTACGGAAATATACAATTGATAACCATAGTGAGGCTGAGTTTGGCCGTTCTCAAAAAAATAGAAATGAGACGGCTATCTATGAAGATTTAGACAGTCTAAAATGGTATGCCTATGAGGACAATTTTGGAACAAGTGAAGAGAAATATCTCGTACGAACTTTAAAGCATATGATGTCTGAACTTGAAGAAAAATGGTCAGATATTTATCTATTGCGGAATGAAAAGGCTGTTAAAATTTATAATTTTGCCGACGGTAGAGCTTTTGAGCCAGATTTTCTTTTGTTTGCTAAAGATAAGAAAAATGGAAATATATCTTGGCAGATTTTTATTGAGCCAAAAGGCAGTCAATTTTTGGATGCAAATGATACATTCAATAGTAGTAAGGAAGGCTGGAAGTAAAAATTTCTTTTGGATATTTCCAAAAGAGATGAAGCAAGAACGCTTATAGACAATGATCGCTACCGAATTGTTGGCTTGCCATTTTTCAATGAGGTGGTAAGTAAGGAGGAGGTTAAGGGGCAACTCAGGAAGTTATAAGTTTCGTTAAATGTCATCTGATTTGTGTGGTATAATAATGTTATGATTAAAGTGTATCATCCTAGTAAATTGACCAAATCGAGTTTTTTTCAAGACTTGATTCAGTATCTGGACCAGCATGAGGATGTGATTCTGCGGGAAATCAAGCGAGAATTTGCGGATATTCTTCATCTGGATCGTCTGTTGGACCAGTATATCAAAGAGGGCTTGATCAAGCGGGAAAATAAACGATATTCTATCACGCTTCCTTTTGTGGAAAGTCTGGACGATGTGAAGCTTGATCAGGAATTATTTATTCGCATGGATAATCCTCTTTATCCAGAGCTTCAAAAGCTCGTCTTTCATACAGAGATTTGCAATCAGACGAATGAAGTCATCATAGAGGAAGAAACCAGGGTATTTCGCGATAGCTTGACCTTGTCTAATTATTTCTACAAGCTAAAGCACGGCTATCCTATGTCTTTTGAGCAGGAAAAGCTTTATCGAGTATTGGGCGATGTGAATCCTGAATATGCTCTCAAGTACATGACAACTTTTCTACTAAAGTTTGTCAAGAAAGATCAAGTTCCACAAAAACGCCGCGATATTTTTGTGGATAGCTTAGTGATTTTAGGGTATATCGCCCAAAACGAGGCAGGTAAGTATGAGCTGACCATGGATGTGGATAAGGAAAACTTACGTTTTTGTAAATCTCACCTTTCATCGTGAATAGTTTTTATAGTTGTTTAGTTTTTATTTAGTACGAGGTAATGACGTAATAAATTAAAACTAAATGACTATACGAAACCCAAAAAAGGCAGGACGAAGTCCTTGCCTTTTAAATATAGCTTTCTGCAATAGCGTAATCCCCTGCGTAGGGCATTTTTTCCCCATTGACAATCTGGTAGGCGTCAGCGCCTTTTCCAGCAAGAATCAGAGCATCTGTTGCACTTTTTGTACGATGAAGCCCTTCATAGATAGCAGCCTTGCGGTCTGGGATAATGGTCACATCATGGTCAATATAGCTAGCGATTTCTTGGGCAATGTCAGTCGGAGCTTCAAAATTAGGGTCGTCTGCTGTGAGAATGACTTCGATTTCAGGGTGTTGATTGAGAAGAAGTCCAAAATCTTTGCGACGACTTTCTCCCTTATTCCCCGTTGCTCCTAAGACCAAAATGACGTTGCCTGTCTGATGTTCTTCTACGACAGATAGCAGTTTTGCAAGGCTATCGCCATTATGAGCGTAATCGACAAAGACTTTTGCACCATTTTTTTGAGTCAAGACTTCCATACGCCCAGGAACGCGTGTCGCTGCAATACCAGCTTTGATGTCGTCTAAGGAAATACCGAGCCGGAGTGTAGCGAGTCCTGCAGCAATAGCATTTTCTTGATTAAAGCGACCGATGAGCAGAATGTCATATGTCCCCGCAAGTAGACCTTTAACTTCAAATGAAAAGGCTTTAGAATCCGTGATGTCATTTTCAGAATTCGGTCCATAAAAGTCATAATCGCGCTCTAAAGCTTGCTCTCTCACCACATCAAAATGGTCCATACCGCTATTTACAATCACCGCTCTGCTATTGTCCATGAGTAGTCGCTTATGGTAGAAATAATCTTCAAAGTTCGGATGTTCAATCGGTCCGATATGGTCAGGGCTGATATTGAGAAAAATTCCGACATCAAAGGTTAAGCCATAGACGCGTTTTTTGAGATAAGCTTGACTGGACACTTCCATAATGAGGTGGGTACGACCATTTTCCACGGCTTGCGCCATCATGGCAAAAAGGTCAAGGCTCTCAGGGGTGGTGAGAGCAGACTTGAAGAATGTCTTGCCATCAAGTGTCGTATTCATGGTCGAAAGGAGAGCTGGTTTGTGCTGTTGACTGAGAATTTGATAGGCAAAATAAGCTGCTGTGGTTTTGCCCTTCGTTCCTGTAAAGCCGATTAGCTGGAGCTTTTCCTGAGGATTTCCGTAGAATTCCATGGCAATTAAACTCATGGCTTGCTTGATGTCATTGACTAAAATGACAGGGATTCCTACCTCAAAATCTACTTCACTGATATAGTAGGCTAAGCCAGCTTTAATAGCTTGTTCTAAAAATTGAGCTTTAAAATTCTCTCCCTTCACAAAAAAGAGGGTGGATTGATCCACAGTGCGACTATCATAGCTAATCTTTTCAAACGTGATTTGCTCTAGAGTGTAGTGATATTGTCCGTTTGAGATGATTTCTCGAAAGTTCTGATCGTTTTTTAAAATAGTAAGTACAGTTTCAATTTTAATCATGATTCCATTATAAACCTAAGGGTCATGTTTTACAAGCGGAAAGGAAAAGTTTATAATAAGAAGAGAAGAATTTTAGAGGTTTAGTATGCAAGAACAACAAAAAAGCCAGCAGGAACAGATGCTTAGAGGAACGGCTTGGTTAACAGCTAGTAATTTTATCAGTCGTTTGTTGGGAGCGATTTATATTATCCCCTGGTATATCTGGATGCAGCCGCATGCAGCCGAAGCAAATGGCTTGTTTACGATGGGTTATAATATTTATGCTTGGTTTCTCTTGATTTCGACAGCGGGAGTGCCCGTTGCGGTCGCAAAGCAGGTCGCAAAGTACAATACCATCGGTAAGCCAGAACACAGCTTCACCTTGATTCGAGAATTTTTGAAATTTATGCTGCTACTAGGAGGCATATTTGCGATTCTCATGTATGTATTTTCCCCGCTTTTAGCTGAAAAATCAGGAGTTGGTAAGGACTTGATTCCTGTCATGCAAAGTCTTTCGTGGGCGGTTTTAATTTTTCCGTCCATGAGTGTTATTCGAGGATTTTTCCAAGGATTCAATAATCTAAAGCCTTATGCCATGAGTCAGATTGCTGAGCAAGTGATGCGGGTGATTTGGATGCTTTTAACAGCTTATCTGATTATGAATCTAGGGTCCAAAAATTATGTCGAAGCTGTCACCCAATCAACCTTTGCAGCCTTTATGGGAATGCTCGCCAGCATGGCTGTTCTCCTTTACTTTTTATGGCAGGAAGGCATGCTTACTTCGATTTTGAAAAAGTCTGAGGAAGCAAATGCGATTGACAGTCGGAGCTTGCTGATTGATACGATTCGTGAGGCAATTCCCTTTATTATCACAGGATCCGCCATTCAGTTATTCCAGATTATCGATCAGATGACCTTTATCAATGTCATGCGAGATATTACACATTACAGTAAGTCTGATTTGACCATTATGTTTAGCTATTTCTCAGCTAATCCGAATAAAATTACCATGATTTTGATTGCTGTGGCAACCTCTATCGGTGGGGTGGGAATTCCGCTGTTGACTGAAAACTACGTCAAAGGGGACCGAGCAGCTGTTGCACGACTGGTGCAGGATAATTTGAGCATGCTTCTAGCCTTTCTCATTCCTGCGACAGTGGGTTCTGTGCTTCTTGCAGAGCCACTTTATACGGTCTTTTATGGTCAACCAGACCCCTTGGCTTTGGGGCTCTTTGTCTTTGCGATTTCGCAAACAATTTTACTAGGAACTTATATGGTTTTATCACCTATGATTCAGTCTTTATTCCAAAACCGAGATGCAGTGATGTATTTCCTTTATGGATTTTTAGTAAAAATTGCTTTGCAGGCTCCGTTGATTTTCCTATTTCAAGCCTATGGTCCTTTGTTGTCAACTACAATCGGTCTCTTGATTCCGATTGTACTGATGTATCGTCACATAAAGCGCGTGACAGGACTTCATTCGACGGTTATTATCAGACGTAGTTTGTTAGCGCTAATTCTAACCATCATCATGGCTTTAGTCGTTAGTCTAGCTCAGTTTTTACTTGGTTGGATTTTCCAGCCACAAGGGCGTTTGACCAACTTTATCTACCTTGGTATCATCGGAGGGCTCGGTGTCTTTGTCTATTTATATCTTGGACTTCTGACACGCTTGCTTGATAAGTTTTTAGGGAGCAGAGCAGCAAGCCTTCGTACAAAGCTTCATATTCGATAAAAGAGAAGATGTCGATCTTCTTTTTTTATCCACTTAGAGATACATAGATTTCCTTTAAAACACTTGCAAAATAAGAAAATAATGTTATAATAACATTATTAAAAAATAAAAGGAGTTGCCGATGATTCATTTAGTGTGTCCAAATCCAGCTTTAGACCGTACCATTTTGATAGAAAATTTCGCAGAAGATGTGGTCAATCGTCCCACAGAAGTGCATGAAAATGCGGGTGGAAAAAGTTTTAATGTCGCTTATGTCCTAAATCAAGAGAAAACGAAAGAGAGTCGTCCATTTTGTATTCACACCATGTTGGGTGGAAAAATGGGGGATTATATCTCAGAACTCAATCAAAATCAAGAAATTCCGCTTGTTGTTACACAGGTGAGAAAAAATACGCGGACTTGCAGTATTATGATTGATACGGTACAAAAAAAGACCTATTTACTCTATGAAGCAGGATTTGATTTAGACGAGGAGTTATTGGCGCAATTTACTGACCAGCTGCTTAACTCTGTTAAAGTAGGAGATAGTGTGGTTTTCTCAGGATCTCTCATGAAAGGAATGCCAGAGGACTATATCGCTCAAGTTGCAGCAGCCTTGCCTTCTCATGTCGATTTGATTGTCGATACGAGTGGCGCTGCTTTAAAGGCAGCCCTAAAAGCACAGCCTAAGGTCGTAAAAATCAATGATGAGGAATTGAAAGAATTAACAGGGCAATCAACTGATACAGCAGAAGAAGTGGCTTCCTTGCTAGAAGTTTACAAGGAGATTCCATTTTTCATTGTGACAATGGGTGGAAAAGGTGTTGTAGCGCGCTTGGAGGAAGATTTGTTCCACCTTACATTCCCTAAGATTGAGCTGAAAAATCCGATTGCCTCAGGAGACTTTTTCTTGGGAAGTCTCTGCCATGCCTTAGCCAATCGTGGTAAAGTGGATCGTGAGGCTGTTATTCGTGCCTGTGCTTATGCAACGGCGAATTGCCTGCAGTGGACTCCCAAGGTTGATCCAGCAGATGTGGAGAGAATCGCTAGTGAGATAAACCTAAGGATTCTCTAAGTTTCCTCTCGTGAAAAAGTAAAATCTCAAAAACCTATTGACCGATGGACTGACTTCTTTATATAATAAAAAAGCTTGAAAAATCAAATGCATGAAAAGGAGACAGCCGTATGGTGATTAGTATTGTTCTTGTTGTATTTTGCTTACGACTCTATTTTTTGAAAATTTCGATTCAGCATGAGCGTAAGATTTTGGAAAATGGTGGGAGGGAATATGGAGCTAGAAATAGCCAGTATTTAACCGTACTACATATTTCATTTTACCTCTTTGCAAGTATCGAGAGTTTTGTGCGGCATAGTGTGGTAGATACTGTGGGAACTTTAGGGATTTTTCTTCTAATTTTTTCAATGGGTATGCTCTATCTAGTCCAATCGATTTTAGGAGAAATTTGGACTGTGAAATTGATGATTGCAAAAAATCATCGCTATAATGATCATCTACTCTTTCGCTTGGTCAAACATCCAAATTATTACTTAAATATCATTCCAGAATTGCTTGGTTTGGTGTTACTCTGCCATGCTTGGGTGACGGCGATTATACTTAGTCCCTTCTATGCTTGGGTGCTCATATGTCGGATTCGAGAAGAAGAATACCTGCTAGAGACCGTTATTTTACCAAATAAAGTCATTTAGTTTTCGTTTATTAGGTCGTTAATTCGTTGCCTTGTATTCAATCAAAATTAAACGTCTATAAAAGTTAGAAATTAGAAAACTCCTCCTATTTTATGTCAGAAATAGGAGGAGTTTTTGTATCTTTCAGCCGGATATATTCTAATTTTTGCTGGCGTTTTTTGCGTTTAAAGCGACTTTCAGCTGACATAGCCGAAGGCTTATTTGAGAATTCTTCATAGTAGAGGAGCTTGACGGGAAGTCTGGCACGAGTGTACTTGGCGCCTTTGCCACTATTGTGGATTTTAATACGTTTATCAAGGTCTGTCGTATAGCCTGTATAAAGGCTTCCATCTGCGCATTCGAGCACATACATATAAGCCTTAGTTTCCATAATAAATCTCATGAATTTCTGGTGTGTAGCTGCCGTCTTCTTGATGGACAAAGAGGGGTGGAAGTATTTTTAGACCGTCCTGTGAACCATCTTTGATAGCCTCAATGAGCAGCATATTTGCCTCTTTGTGCATTTTTGGATAGACAAACTGGATACGCTTAGGTGCCAAGTTATGAGCCTTCATCGTATCTAAAATGTCTAAAAAGCGGTCGGGACGATGGACCATCGCTAATCTGCCGTTAGATTTAAGTGTTTGCTGGGCCACACGGCAAATTTCCTCCAAGTTTGTTGTGATTTCATGACGGGCTAGGAGGTAATGTTCACTTTCATTGAGATTGGACTGCTTATCCACTTTAAAATAAGGAGGATTGCAGAGCATTAAATCTACCTTGCTACCTGTGATGTAATTGGTCAGGTATTTTAAATCATCTTGGATGACTTGCATTTGATTCTCTAGACCATTTAAGATAATGGAGCGTTGTGCCATGTCTGCAAGACGCTCTTGAATCTCAACGGCAATAATGGGGGCTTTGGTATAAGTGCTCGCAAAAAGACCTACGGCTCCATTTCCAGCGCATAAATCAACGATGAGTCCGCGTTTTGGTAGTTTTGGAAAGCGAGAAAGCAAGACGCTATCTACTGAGTAGCTAAAGACTTCTCGATTTTGGATAATTTTGACGTCAGTAGAAAAGAGCTGATTGATTCGCTCCCCGTCTTTCAATGGAACTTGTTTCATCATGTCTCCATTATAGCACGATTAAAAAACTTTTCCAACTAATTATATAAGTGGAAAAGGACTACTCCCTATCTTTTATAGCCATTTTATTTTCAACTATGATCTTGTTCATTCGTCTTGCCTGCCCTCGTTGTCTAGCACTAAATCAAATGGACTTTAAAAAAGAGAGAAGTTGCGGTATCATTGAAACAGACTGTGTCAATTTCGTTTTCGAATGTTTATAGTCAAGTATGAGCAATCACTTTCTTGACTGTCCTTGATTTATCACCATTTTACAAGTCAGTTAAAATTGTGTTACCTTGTTTAAATGGTAAAAGAAACGAGACTGAGTACTTTTTTGTCTCAGTCTCGTTGTGATTAGTTTGCAATTAAGTGATGTTCTTTCAGATAAGTCTTTGCGACCTGGCTTGGGGATTTGCCTTCGACATTGACTTGATAGTTCATGTCCTGCATGTCTTTTTCGGTGATTTTTCCAGCCAGCTGATTGAGAATGCCCTCGAGTTGAGGGTATTTTTTCAGCGTTTCTTCGCGTAGGAGAGGAGCTCCCTGATATGGTGGGAAGAGCTGCTTGTCATCATTGAGTGTCTTGAGGTGGTATTCTTGCAATTCACTATCGGTCGAGTAGGCGTCGATAATTTGGACATTGTCGTTGTCAATCGCCTTGTAGCGGAGAGCAGGCTCGAGAGTCTTAACATCTAGGTTCAGCTTGTAGCGGTCCTTCAAGCCCTTGCCTCCGTCTTCACGGTCGTTAAATTCCAAGCTAAAGCCAGCCGTTGCGCTTGCCTGAACCTTTGTTAGATTAGAAATTGTCTCGAGTCCGTGTTCTTTAGCATAGTCTTCCTTGACAGCAAGGGCGTAGGTATTTTGATAAAGCATGGGTTTGAGATAGATGAGCTTGTCTTGGGCGAAAATTCCCTTGCGGGCTGCCTGATAGACCTCTTCTGGGTCGGTAGAGGTGGTCGGTGGCTGTTTCAAGAGAGTAGAGGTCACCGTCCCTGTAAATTCAGGGTAGATGTCGATTTGCCCCGCCTTCAAGGCTTCGTAGACAAAGGTTGTTTTCCCAAAGTTGGGCTTTAATTCTACCGTGATATCGGTCTGATCTTCAATCAATTCCTTATACATATTGAGCAAAATCTCAGGCTCAGACCCCAATTTTCCAGCGATGACTACCTTATCCTGCATCATCATAGACATAGGGAAGAGGGAAATCGAGCTGATACAAAAGAGGGCGATAAAGGAGAAGAACATGGTCTTGAGACTGCGTTTTTCAACTAAGCCAATTAAGTAGTGAAAGAGGAGGGCTAAAATAGCCGAGCTGATGGCTCCAATCAGAATGAGGGAGCTGTTGTTGCGGTCAATTCCTAGCAGAATGAAAGAACCGAGCCCACCTGCCCCGATGAGAGCAGCAAGCGTTGCCGTTCCGATGACGAGCACGGTTGCCGTCCGAATCCCAGAGAGAATGACGGGGGCGGCAAGTGGGATTTCAAATTTCTTTAATTTTTCCCAGCGGTTCATCCCAAAGGCAGTTGCTGCTTCTTGGAGTGACGGGTCAATTTCCTGTAAGCCAGTCACTGTATTTTGCAGAATCGGGAAAATTGCATAGACAATCAAGGTCAAAATAGCAGGAATTTTTCCAATCCCAAAAATCGGTATCAGAAGACCTAGAATAGCTAGAGACGGAATCGTCTGGAGCATACCTGTAAATTGCAGGAGGAGGTTGGCTAAACGTTCACGTTTAGAGACGAGAATGGCAAGAGGAATGGCGATTAAAATTGCACAAGCCAGTGCCACAAAAGAGATCTGCAAATGTTCGCCAAGGGCCAAAATCCAGTCATCTTTGCGGTCTAAAAAGGTTTGAATCAAGTCGTTCATAGCAGCCTCCTATACATGAAAGAAATCAGCGACAAACTGGGTCGCAGGCGCTTCTTGGATGCGCTGAGGGGTGTCCAGTTGCAGGATTTCTCCCTGATCCATAATGGCAATGCGGTCGCCCAGCTTCATGGCTTCAGCCATATCATGGGTCACAAAGATCATGGTCATCTGAAATTCCTGTTGGATATGCTTAACCAAGTCCTGCAACTGCTCACGAGAAATTGGGTCAAGAGCACTAAAAGGCTCATCTAGCAACAAGACCTTGGGACGGGCGATAATGGCACGTAGAATTCCGATACGTTGCTGCTCCCCGCCAGAGAGTTCGCTCGGCATGCGGTGGAGGTAGTCCTCAGCAGGCAGTCCGACCAATTCCAATAATTCCTTGGTGCGTGCTTCAATCTCCTTTTTGGACCATTTTTTCATCTCAGGAATTAGGGCAATATTTTCTGCTACACTCAGATTGGGAAAAAGGGCGATTTGTTGCAGAACGTAGCCGGTTGAGAGGCGTAATTCCCGCAAATCATAGTCCTTTAGGCGCTTGCCATCCAGATAGATATCCCCCTCATCTGGCTCAATCAAGCGGTTGAGCATTTTGAGTGTCGTCGTTTTACCGCTACCGCTTGCACCGACCAGGACAAAAAATTCTCCGTCGCGGATAGTAAAGGCTTGATCTTTCAGCACGTATTTGCCGTTAAACTGTTTACTCACATGTTTAAATTCAATCATGGTATACCTAACTTTCTAATCAGATTAGTTTATTGTTTCTATATAAAAACATTCTAAATATATCTTACTATATAAAAATAACCTTTGCAAGTAGAATGTGGGATTTTCAGAATGTATTTCACAATCATTAAATGAATAATATAGAGACTTAGAGAGGCTGTATTCAGTGTACCACTTATAAAATAGAAGGTCAAAATTCTGCTACGAAAATAGAAAAAAGAGAGAAGGAGCAAAATTGATTTCTTCGAGATCGCGATTGAGTCCCATTCCCATATCTCGCAAGGATAACGTGGCTTGTAGAGAATTGATTTATCACTATCATGGATAAATTGCTTGAAAATTTCTGTTCTCGTAAAAAGATCCACTGGGGC
This window contains:
- a CDS encoding DUF1803 domain-containing protein, coding for MIKVYHPSKLTKSSFFQDLIQYLDQHEDVILREIKREFADILHLDRLLDQYIKEGLIKRENKRYSITLPFVESLDDVKLDQELFIRMDNPLYPELQKLVFHTEICNQTNEVIIEEETRVFRDSLTLSNYFYKLKHGYPMSFEQEKLYRVLGDVNPEYALKYMTTFLLKFVKKDQVPQKRRDIFVDSLVILGYIAQNEAGKYELTMDVDKENLRFCKSHLSS
- a CDS encoding UDP-N-acetylmuramoyl-L-alanyl-D-glutamate--L-lysine ligase — its product is MIKIETVLTILKNDQNFREIISNGQYHYTLEQITFEKISYDSRTVDQSTLFFVKGENFKAQFLEQAIKAGLAYYISEVDFEVGIPVILVNDIKQAMSLIAMEFYGNPQEKLQLIGFTGTKGKTTAAYFAYQILSQQHKPALLSTMNTTLDGKTFFKSALTTPESLDLFAMMAQAVENGRTHLIMEVSSQAYLKKRVYGLTFDVGIFLNISPDHIGPIEHPNFEDYFYHKRLLMDNSRAVIVNSGMDHFDVVREQALERDYDFYGPNSENDITDSKAFSFEVKGLLAGTYDILLIGRFNQENAIAAGLATLRLGISLDDIKAGIAATRVPGRMEVLTQKNGAKVFVDYAHNGDSLAKLLSVVEEHQTGNVILVLGATGNKGESRRKDFGLLLNQHPEIEVILTADDPNFEAPTDIAQEIASYIDHDVTIIPDRKAAIYEGLHRTKSATDALILAGKGADAYQIVNGEKMPYAGDYAIAESYI
- a CDS encoding polysaccharide biosynthesis protein, with amino-acid sequence MQEQQKSQQEQMLRGTAWLTASNFISRLLGAIYIIPWYIWMQPHAAEANGLFTMGYNIYAWFLLISTAGVPVAVAKQVAKYNTIGKPEHSFTLIREFLKFMLLLGGIFAILMYVFSPLLAEKSGVGKDLIPVMQSLSWAVLIFPSMSVIRGFFQGFNNLKPYAMSQIAEQVMRVIWMLLTAYLIMNLGSKNYVEAVTQSTFAAFMGMLASMAVLLYFLWQEGMLTSILKKSEEANAIDSRSLLIDTIREAIPFIITGSAIQLFQIIDQMTFINVMRDITHYSKSDLTIMFSYFSANPNKITMILIAVATSIGGVGIPLLTENYVKGDRAAVARLVQDNLSMLLAFLIPATVGSVLLAEPLYTVFYGQPDPLALGLFVFAISQTILLGTYMVLSPMIQSLFQNRDAVMYFLYGFLVKIALQAPLIFLFQAYGPLLSTTIGLLIPIVLMYRHIKRVTGLHSTVIIRRSLLALILTIIMALVVSLAQFLLGWIFQPQGRLTNFIYLGIIGGLGVFVYLYLGLLTRLLDKFLGSRAASLRTKLHIR
- a CDS encoding PfkB family carbohydrate kinase, coding for MIHLVCPNPALDRTILIENFAEDVVNRPTEVHENAGGKSFNVAYVLNQEKTKESRPFCIHTMLGGKMGDYISELNQNQEIPLVVTQVRKNTRTCSIMIDTVQKKTYLLYEAGFDLDEELLAQFTDQLLNSVKVGDSVVFSGSLMKGMPEDYIAQVAAALPSHVDLIVDTSGAALKAALKAQPKVVKINDEELKELTGQSTDTAEEVASLLEVYKEIPFFIVTMGGKGVVARLEEDLFHLTFPKIELKNPIASGDFFLGSLCHALANRGKVDREAVIRACAYATANCLQWTPKVDPADVERIASEINLRIL
- a CDS encoding isoprenylcysteine carboxyl methyltransferase family protein gives rise to the protein MVISIVLVVFCLRLYFLKISIQHERKILENGGREYGARNSQYLTVLHISFYLFASIESFVRHSVVDTVGTLGIFLLIFSMGMLYLVQSILGEIWTVKLMIAKNHRYNDHLLFRLVKHPNYYLNIIPELLGLVLLCHAWVTAIILSPFYAWVLICRIREEEYLLETVILPNKVI
- a CDS encoding GIY-YIG nuclease family protein; protein product: METKAYMYVLECADGSLYTGYTTDLDKRIKIHNSGKGAKYTRARLPVKLLYYEEFSNKPSAMSAESRFKRKKRQQKLEYIRLKDTKTPPISDIK
- a CDS encoding tRNA1(Val) (adenine(37)-N6)-methyltransferase, with protein sequence MKQVPLKDGERINQLFSTDVKIIQNREVFSYSVDSVLLSRFPKLPKRGLIVDLCAGNGAVGLFASTYTKAPIIAVEIQERLADMAQRSIILNGLENQMQVIQDDLKYLTNYITGSKVDLMLCNPPYFKVDKQSNLNESEHYLLARHEITTNLEEICRVAQQTLKSNGRLAMVHRPDRFLDILDTMKAHNLAPKRIQFVYPKMHKEANMLLIEAIKDGSQDGLKILPPLFVHQEDGSYTPEIHEIYYGN
- a CDS encoding ABC transporter permease/substrate-binding protein codes for the protein MNDLIQTFLDRKDDWILALGEHLQISFVALACAILIAIPLAILVSKRERLANLLLQFTGMLQTIPSLAILGLLIPIFGIGKIPAILTLIVYAIFPILQNTVTGLQEIDPSLQEAATAFGMNRWEKLKKFEIPLAAPVILSGIRTATVLVIGTATLAALIGAGGLGSFILLGIDRNNSSLILIGAISSAILALLFHYLIGLVEKRSLKTMFFSFIALFCISSISLFPMSMMMQDKVVIAGKLGSEPEILLNMYKELIEDQTDITVELKPNFGKTTFVYEALKAGQIDIYPEFTGTVTSTLLKQPPTTSTDPEEVYQAARKGIFAQDKLIYLKPMLYQNTYALAVKEDYAKEHGLETISNLTKVQASATAGFSLEFNDREDGGKGLKDRYKLNLDVKTLEPALRYKAIDNDNVQIIDAYSTDSELQEYHLKTLNDDKQLFPPYQGAPLLREETLKKYPQLEGILNQLAGKITEKDMQDMNYQVNVEGKSPSQVAKTYLKEHHLIAN
- a CDS encoding ABC transporter ATP-binding protein, whose translation is MIEFKHVSKQFNGKYVLKDQAFTIRDGEFFVLVGASGSGKTTTLKMLNRLIEPDEGDIYLDGKRLKDYDLRELRLSTGYVLQQIALFPNLSVAENIALIPEMKKWSKKEIEARTKELLELVGLPAEDYLHRMPSELSGGEQQRIGILRAIIARPKVLLLDEPFSALDPISREQLQDLVKHIQQEFQMTMIFVTHDMAEAMKLGDRIAIMDQGEILQLDTPQRIQEAPATQFVADFFHV